The genomic segment GTGATGTGATTTTCTGTGTTTTAGACTGTGTGTGATTATTAAGCTCTCTGATCGCAGTGGCATGTTTCTTAGCAATCACAAAAACCCGAGTATACAAGATGATTATGACAGAAAGTGGAAAGATAAATGAAAATACAATATCAATTACAGACCAAACCTCATTTAGTAAGTAAAAACACTCTCCAGGACACAGTAAAACATTCATGAAGATTCCATTGAAATATAAGAATGCCAAGTTATAGACCATCACTACACCCCAGTCAAAAATAATTACAACAAGAATAATCCTCACAGAGACATGGTTCATGTAGAGAAAGGGGTTTGAGAGAGCCAAATATCGATCCACAGCAATCAGAGCAATATTATAGATGGACACGACTGTGAGGAATCCATTAATCGATAAAAAACTGGAACAGAAATCTCTCCCAAATATCCAGCATGACTCGATTATCCAGATTAACATCGGCGGCATTACAAAAGCACCAACAAAGAAATCCGACACGGCCAGAGAGAACACGAGTGTGTTTGTTGGTGTGTGAAGCTGCTTGAAGTGAAAAACAGAGATGATGACGAGCAGATTTCCACACACTGTTAGAAGAACCACAGCAGCTGAACACACGTACAGTAAGATATAAGCAGCAGGAGATACAGATCTCTCTGGACAGGAGAAATGCACACAGCGATCAGATTGGTTCAAGTCCATCAGGTTCATGAATACAACATTTCACTAATGCCTACAGAGCTTCAAGGAAAACAGCAACTAATTAAATGACTTATGACTCAAACAGCCCTGGTGTTTTTATAGTTCAGAAATTGATCACGCCTCCCCAGTTTCTTTGACAACATAATAAATGATGTCATGCTTTGTTGAGAAAAAGGCCTAGTTGGTACAGGCCAGAGAATTATATACACCATCATGCCAAATTTCATGTAACAAAGCCTACATATAAACAAAGTTGTTATGTTAAGAACCTGCCCTAAGGATAATGAAAGTTTTAAAAAGGGTGATGAAAAGACATCTTATGAATAAATCAAGATGCCAGAGTGGGTGTATGTCCCTGTCACTTCATAGTTTCATTTCAAACTACTATCATCAAGATTTCTATCGATATTCAGTGTCtgtgtgcaggcacttatggatgcagtcgCAGGGGAGAACGAGTGTGTCacaaactggcagccaaatccaAATCGTGAGACAAATGATGAGTTCAGAGTCGAGCAAGAGGTCGGTCAATGTGCAGACAGTATGTCAGAGATTAGGCGAGCGTTCAGAGTCAGGGATTAACAGAAAATAGGGTCAGAGTCACTGAGAGTCAGCTAGGAACAACAGCTCAGTATAATCAGGTATGGATAAACTGAACCATACATCACAATGTGTGTGTTTGCTGTCCTTAAATAGGCAGAGCTGATTACAGGAAATATGGAACAGGTGTGTCTTCAATCAATATTCGGCAGAGGGAGGGCACTCAACCCCCCAAGGTGCTCATTCTGGGAGCACTTTCTTTTCTGGGATGACCTCTTTTCCTGGGTGCTGGCTTTTTGGGATGTTTGGTATAGAATTCTTGAGTGAGAAGCGAGTC from the Neoarius graeffei isolate fNeoGra1 chromosome 2, fNeoGra1.pri, whole genome shotgun sequence genome contains:
- the LOC132871150 gene encoding trace amine-associated receptor 13c-like: MNLMDLNQSDRCVHFSCPERSVSPAAYILLYVCSAAVVLLTVCGNLLVIISVFHFKQLHTPTNTLVFSLAVSDFFVGAFVMPPMLIWIIESCWIFGRDFCSSFLSINGFLTVVSIYNIALIAVDRYLALSNPFLYMNHVSVRIILVVIIFDWGVVMVYNLAFLYFNGIFMNVLLCPGECFYLLNEVWSVIDIVFSFIFPLSVIIILYTRVFVIAKKHATAIRELNNHTQSKTQKITSHSMKSERKAAKVLGILVSVFLLCLLPYFIYSLLGYVIEVQQETFHTVSFIIYLNSTMNPFIYALFYPWFRRCIKLIITLQIFQKDSALINVLS